From the Amblyraja radiata isolate CabotCenter1 chromosome 12, sAmbRad1.1.pri, whole genome shotgun sequence genome, one window contains:
- the LOC116978864 gene encoding non-histone chromosomal protein HMG-14A-like yields MPKRKIDGEARVEPKRRSSRLSQRALASKSEPKQKKAPAKKEAASDKKEEKKAPAKGKKGAKGKEDTNQEDGKEETPSENGEAKNDEAQSTESCEEKEAKSE; encoded by the exons ATGCCTAAGAGAAAG ATTGACGGTGAAGCGAGAGTGGAG CCCAAAAGGAGGTCGAGTAGATTGTCACAG AGGGCTTTAGCTTCCAAATCAGAGCCAAAACAAAAGAAGGCACCAGCTAAA AAAGAGGCTGCCAGTgacaagaaagaagaaaagaaagcaCCAGCAAAAGGAAAAAAAGGAGCTAAAGGCAAAGAAGACACTAACCAAGAGGATGGAAAAGAAGAAACTCCCTCTGAGAATGGAGAAGCCAAAAACGATGAG gCACAGTCCACTGAAAGCTGTGAAGAAAAAGAAGCCAAGTCAGAGTAA